In Streptomyces durocortorensis, a genomic segment contains:
- a CDS encoding TauD/TfdA family dioxygenase, producing the protein MQFDKEVFPPVVRCAVPGIDAREWAAANREAVDAVLRESGALLLRGFGVTDAETFEGVAGSLVSDLYGDYGDLPHEKDADRVYKSTPYPAEQSILFHHESSHMPQWPSRQFFCCVQPASEGGATPIVDGREVYAALPEDIRARFETAGIRYVRNFIDGLDVGWQDMFGTDDRAEVERRCGAQGVECEWLPDGTLRTRQWAPAVVRHPGSGDPVFFNQLFLHHTACLDDSVRELMASLFGEDEAAFPRSAAYGDGTSIDKATVDLLRGLYDALARRFSWEKGDVVVIDNMLVSHGRDPFGGERKIMVAMGDMVTRRELLGEPGSGRSAAV; encoded by the coding sequence GTGCAATTCGACAAGGAGGTATTTCCTCCGGTGGTCCGCTGCGCGGTACCGGGAATCGATGCCCGGGAATGGGCGGCCGCCAACCGGGAAGCGGTCGATGCGGTCCTGCGCGAGTCCGGGGCGCTGCTGCTGCGCGGTTTCGGGGTCACCGACGCGGAGACCTTCGAGGGGGTGGCGGGCTCGCTCGTCTCGGATCTGTACGGCGACTACGGCGACCTGCCGCACGAGAAGGACGCCGATCGCGTCTACAAGTCCACCCCGTATCCGGCCGAGCAGTCGATCCTCTTCCACCACGAGAGCTCGCACATGCCGCAGTGGCCGAGCCGGCAGTTCTTCTGCTGCGTCCAGCCCGCGAGTGAGGGCGGTGCGACACCGATCGTGGACGGTCGCGAGGTGTACGCGGCGCTGCCCGAGGACATCAGGGCGCGTTTCGAGACGGCCGGCATCCGCTACGTACGGAACTTCATCGACGGCCTCGACGTCGGCTGGCAGGACATGTTCGGCACCGACGACCGGGCCGAGGTGGAGCGGCGCTGCGGCGCGCAGGGCGTGGAGTGCGAGTGGCTCCCGGACGGGACACTGCGCACCCGGCAGTGGGCGCCCGCCGTCGTCCGCCACCCGGGCAGCGGCGATCCGGTCTTCTTCAACCAGTTGTTCCTGCACCACACGGCTTGCCTGGACGACTCCGTACGGGAGCTGATGGCCTCCCTCTTCGGGGAGGACGAGGCGGCCTTCCCGCGCAGCGCCGCATACGGCGACGGCACGTCGATCGACAAGGCGACGGTCGACCTCCTGCGCGGGCTCTACGACGCCCTCGCCCGCCGCTTCAGCTGGGAGAAGGGTGACGTGGTCGTGATCGACAACATGCTCGTGTCGCACGGCCGTGACCCGTTCGGGGGCGAGCGGAAGATCATGGTCGCGATGGGCGACATGGTCACCCGTCGCGAGCTGCTCGGCGAGCCGGGCAGCGGACGGTCCGCGGCCGTCTGA
- a CDS encoding anthranilate synthase component I family protein, with translation MPGNTAIEVRVTTATLPAHDPLELYVRLRDALPADDVFLFENINGPGQDRSSAVVGHGRLCEIRVYAGHVEIDGVPALTEALVALAQDAGLSPGLEFTEPDRVWELLSAAQRLFAVESDIPVTEYAFGFLTTLSYESAWHMETLPPRTKAPRCPDITLTLFRDTVWYDPESGSVRHLTARSRHFAASADVACATFARDAAAAGPAFVPEADAPRSVHDTLDRATFLKWAEQCLEHIRVGDIYQIQIGHRIDVETALTPVDVYRRLRHRNPSPHMYLLPRAGLTPDGDGDGAALIGASPELFFRVVGDEIVMRPIAGTARRGADESENERRVKELRESTKEQAEHIMLVDLCRNDVGRVSRPSTQPVDRLMAVESFSHVFHLVSTVAGTLEERVDTWEAVRATFPAGTMTGAPKIRAMEIIDGLEREARGNYAGAVGLVDVRGWSELALCIRTVEYDGRRYTTQSSAGLVAQSLPESEWLETLVKMGAAYWALTGEELLS, from the coding sequence ATGCCAGGAAATACAGCGATCGAGGTACGGGTCACGACGGCGACGCTGCCCGCGCACGACCCGCTCGAACTCTACGTACGGTTACGCGACGCGCTCCCGGCCGATGATGTCTTCCTCTTCGAGAACATCAACGGGCCTGGCCAGGACCGGAGTTCGGCCGTGGTCGGGCACGGCAGGCTGTGCGAGATCCGGGTGTACGCGGGCCATGTGGAGATCGACGGCGTCCCGGCCCTGACCGAGGCCCTCGTGGCGCTCGCCCAGGACGCCGGCCTCTCACCCGGGCTGGAGTTCACCGAACCGGACCGGGTGTGGGAACTGCTGTCCGCCGCCCAGCGGCTGTTCGCGGTGGAGAGCGACATCCCCGTCACGGAGTACGCCTTCGGCTTCCTGACGACCCTCTCGTACGAGTCCGCCTGGCACATGGAGACGCTGCCGCCGCGCACCAAGGCGCCCCGCTGCCCCGACATCACCCTCACCCTCTTCAGGGACACGGTCTGGTACGACCCCGAGTCGGGCTCGGTGCGTCATCTCACCGCTCGCAGCCGCCACTTCGCGGCCTCGGCCGACGTGGCCTGCGCCACGTTCGCGCGGGACGCGGCCGCCGCCGGGCCCGCCTTCGTTCCGGAGGCCGACGCCCCCCGGTCGGTCCACGACACCCTGGACCGGGCCACGTTCCTGAAGTGGGCCGAACAGTGCCTGGAGCACATCCGGGTGGGCGACATCTACCAGATCCAGATCGGTCACCGCATCGACGTCGAGACCGCCCTCACCCCGGTCGACGTCTACCGGCGGCTGCGCCACCGCAACCCGTCGCCGCACATGTACCTGCTGCCCCGCGCGGGCCTCACCCCGGACGGAGACGGGGACGGGGCGGCGCTGATCGGTGCCAGCCCCGAGCTGTTCTTCCGCGTCGTGGGCGACGAGATCGTCATGCGCCCCATCGCGGGCACCGCCCGGCGCGGCGCCGACGAGAGCGAGAACGAGCGGCGCGTCAAGGAGCTGCGGGAGTCCACCAAGGAGCAGGCCGAGCACATCATGCTGGTCGACCTGTGCCGCAACGACGTCGGCCGGGTCAGCCGTCCCAGCACCCAGCCGGTGGACCGGCTGATGGCCGTGGAGAGCTTCTCGCACGTGTTCCACCTGGTCTCGACGGTCGCCGGGACGCTGGAGGAGCGCGTCGACACCTGGGAGGCGGTACGTGCCACGTTCCCGGCCGGCACCATGACCGGCGCGCCGAAGATACGCGCCATGGAGATCATCGACGGCCTGGAGCGGGAGGCCCGAGGCAACTACGCGGGGGCCGTCGGCCTCGTCGACGTACGCGGCTGGAGCGAGCTCGCGCTGTGCATCCGCACGGTCGAGTACGACGGCAGGCGGTACACCACCCAGAGTTCGGCCGGTCTGGTCGCCCAGTCGCTGCCCGAGTCGGAGTGGCTGGAGACCCTGGTGAAGATGGGTGCCGCCTACTGGGCGCTCACCGGTGAGGAGCTGCTGTCATGA
- a CDS encoding anthranilate synthase component II produces MKVLLIDAYDSFVHIIDQYLRTLGARTEVVRSHTRSPDELAALAPDALVLGPGPGHPAASGHVELVHRFAGRVPLLGVCLGHQAIALAYGGRVEVAPQVMHGRTSTVSHDGVALFQGLGNTLEATRYHSLIVAEPLPDELVSTAVSTDHGYLMGLRHRTLAVEGVQFHPESVTTTGGLQMMENFLDSARPARNGVPVTNG; encoded by the coding sequence ATGAAGGTCCTGCTGATCGACGCGTACGACAGCTTCGTGCACATCATCGACCAGTACCTGCGCACGCTCGGCGCGCGGACCGAGGTCGTACGCTCCCACACCCGCTCTCCCGACGAACTGGCAGCGCTGGCTCCGGACGCCCTGGTGCTCGGTCCGGGCCCCGGGCACCCCGCCGCGTCCGGGCATGTGGAACTCGTCCACCGGTTCGCCGGCCGGGTGCCGCTGCTCGGGGTGTGCCTGGGGCACCAGGCGATCGCGCTGGCGTACGGCGGTCGCGTCGAAGTCGCCCCGCAGGTCATGCACGGGCGGACCAGCACGGTGAGCCACGACGGCGTCGCCCTCTTCCAGGGCCTCGGCAACACCCTGGAGGCCACCCGCTACCACTCGCTGATCGTCGCCGAGCCGCTCCCCGACGAGCTGGTCAGCACGGCCGTCTCCACCGACCACGGCTATCTGATGGGGCTGCGGCACCGCACGCTGGCGGTCGAAGGCGTGCAGTTCCACCCGGAGTCGGTGACGACCACCGGCGGCCTTCAGATGATGGAGAACTTCCTGGACAGCGCCCGCCCGGCGAGGAACGGCGTCCCGGTCACCAACGGCTGA